From the Pseudomonas monsensis genome, the window CATCCGCGTGCAGAGCCGCGATTTCCACTGATCCCGGGCGGCCAATTCATTGGCGTCAAAAAAACCTGTCTTCAATGATGGCACTTTGTCATAATGCCGCCCCTTTTCCGCTGCCCAGCGCGTTGCCGTGCCGGGACACACCGTTTTTCAAGAAGGAATACTCAGTGAGAATGATCTCCCGGATGTTGGTCTCAGGCGTTGCGATTGCCGTGCTGGGCACCCTGGCCGGCACCCTTGCCGGTTGTGCTACCGAAAGCTCCCGTGCACTGCCGGTGGCCAAGGTCGAAAGCGCCACTCAGGTCTGGACCGGCGTCCGCGTACCGATGGCCGTGGGCAAGTTCGACAACCGCTCGAGCTACATGCGCGGCATCTTCTCCGATGGCGTCGACCGTCTCGGCGGCCAGGCCAAGACCATCCTGATCACGCACTTGCAGCAGACCAACCGCTTCAGCGTGCTGGATCGCGACAACATGGGCGAGATCCAGCAGGAAGCGGCGATCAAGGGCCAGGCCCAGCGTCTGAAGGGTGCCGATTACGTGGTCACCGGTGATGTCACCGAGTTCGGTCGTAAAGAGACGGGCGATCACCAGTTGTTCGGCATTCTCGGCCGTGGCAAGACCCAGGTCGCTTACGCCAAGGTCAACCTGAACATCGTCAACATCAGCACTTCCGAAGTGGTGTATTCGACTCAGGGCGCCGGCGAATACGCCTTGTCCAACCGTGAAATCATCGGTTTCGGCGGCACCGCTGCGTACGACTCCACCCTCAACGGCAAAGTCCTTGATCTGGCCATGCGCGAGGCGATCAATCGTCTGGTCGATGGCATGAACGCTGGTGCCTGGAAACCGGCCAACTGATCGCAACCCATTGCAAGGAGCATCAACAATGAATGTTTTTCTGTCTCGACCGCGTCTGGTCCTGACGCTGGCCGCCAGCGCCTTGCTGGCCGGTTGCAGCAGTCCGCAAACCCTGTACCAGTGGGAAGGCTACCAGCCGCAGGTTTACGAATACTTCAAAAGCGAAACACCAAAAGAAGCGCAGGCCGAAGCGCTGGAAGCCGATCTGCAAAAGATCCGCGCCAGTGGCAAAGCCGTACCGCCGGGTTACCACGCGCATCTGGGCCTGTTGTACCTGAGCATGGGCAAGGACGATCAGATGGTGCAGCAGTTGCGCACCGAGAAAGCCTTGTTCCCGGAGTCGGGCACCTACATGGACTTTCTGCTTAAAAACGCCAAGACCGGAGACGCCCAATGATCAAGCGTGCTCTGAAGCTGCTGGCCGCCGGTCTGGCCCTGACCGTACTCGGTGGCTGTGTCGCGCCGAAAACCGTCGACTATTCGGCGTATAAACAGGCACGTCCCAAGACCATTCTGGTGCTGCCGCCGCTGAACACCTCGCCCGACGTGAAAGCGTCGTACAGCCTGTTGTCGCAAGTGACGTTTCCGCTGGCCGAGGCCGGTTACTACGTGCTGCCGATCACGCTGGTGGACGAAACCTTCCGCCAGAACGGCCTGACCACGCCGGATGACATCCATCAGGCACCGCCGAACAAGCTGAAGGAAATCTTCGGTGCGGACGCGGCGCTGTACATCAACGTGACCGAATACGGCACGCGTTACCGGGTGATCAGCAGTGAAACCGCCGTGACCGCGACGGCGAAACTGGTCGACCTGAAGTCCGGTACCACGCTGTGGACCGGCACGGCCCGGGCGTCGAGTGAAGAGGGTAACAACGGCAACGCCGGTGGTTTGATCGGCATGCTGATCACGGCCGCAGTGAAGCAGGTGATCAACAGCTCCACCGATGCCGGTTACCCGATTGCCGGTGTGGCGAGTAATCGTCTGTTGTCGGCCGGCCACCCGGCTGGTCTGCTGTATGGGCCGCGTTCGCCGAAGTACGGCACTGACTGACCACCTGAAACTTTTGTGGGCGCGGGCTTGCTCGCGAAGGCGGTCTGTCAGAGGCATTTGGCCTGACTGACACAGCGCTTTCGCAAGCAAGCCCGCTTCTGCAA encodes:
- a CDS encoding DUF4810 domain-containing protein is translated as MNVFLSRPRLVLTLAASALLAGCSSPQTLYQWEGYQPQVYEYFKSETPKEAQAEALEADLQKIRASGKAVPPGYHAHLGLLYLSMGKDDQMVQQLRTEKALFPESGTYMDFLLKNAKTGDAQ
- a CDS encoding CsgG/HfaB family protein → MISRMLVSGVAIAVLGTLAGTLAGCATESSRALPVAKVESATQVWTGVRVPMAVGKFDNRSSYMRGIFSDGVDRLGGQAKTILITHLQQTNRFSVLDRDNMGEIQQEAAIKGQAQRLKGADYVVTGDVTEFGRKETGDHQLFGILGRGKTQVAYAKVNLNIVNISTSEVVYSTQGAGEYALSNREIIGFGGTAAYDSTLNGKVLDLAMREAINRLVDGMNAGAWKPAN
- a CDS encoding DUF799 domain-containing protein, with product MIKRALKLLAAGLALTVLGGCVAPKTVDYSAYKQARPKTILVLPPLNTSPDVKASYSLLSQVTFPLAEAGYYVLPITLVDETFRQNGLTTPDDIHQAPPNKLKEIFGADAALYINVTEYGTRYRVISSETAVTATAKLVDLKSGTTLWTGTARASSEEGNNGNAGGLIGMLITAAVKQVINSSTDAGYPIAGVASNRLLSAGHPAGLLYGPRSPKYGTD